One region of Oryza glaberrima chromosome 7, OglaRS2, whole genome shotgun sequence genomic DNA includes:
- the LOC127780437 gene encoding WAT1-related protein At5g64700-like, producing MGNGGIKAYAAIVLIRLMYSGMHVMSKVALDQGMSPFVFVFYRHGSAALVLIPAVLILERPKAKQVTLKIAAKMFVHALYGVTACGFLFNVGLNYASATSSSALYNVQPVVTFILAVVFGMESMKLKKLHGNVKAAGILFCVTGVTVLAFYQGPMLGSFNHHHLFQQANSSDDPAGNTHSKTQWVLGIFLMTLSNVLAGLWTVLLGPLIEETSKLMNTALQISWAAVQAFVVAVAVERDFNKWKLGWDVELATVIYSGVVVTALSYYMQMWTITKRGPVFLAMSMPLTFIFTIIISSFILGDPTSLGSIFAGTLLIGGLYNVLWGKNIEEQDEVNDIVADKPEFEKQGKEAQMPGDAGTKV from the exons ATGGGTAATGGCGGCATTAAGGCCTATGCGGCCATTGTTCTGATCAGGCTCATGTACTCTGGTATGCACGTCATGAGCAAGGTCGCCTTGGATCAAGGCATGAGCCCTTTCGTGTTTGTGTTCTATCGGCATGGCAGTGCTGCACTCGTGTTGATCCCCGCTGTTCTTATACTGGAGAG gccAAAAGCTAAACAAGTGACGCTAAAAATTGCAGCAAAAATGTTTGTGCATGCCTTATATGG AGTGACAGCATGCGGTTTCTTGTTCAACGTTGGTCTGAATTATGCCTCAGCAACGTCATCATCGGCATTGTACAACGTTCAGCCAGTGGTTACATTCATCCTTGCTGTTGTATTTGG GATGGAGTCTATGAAGCTCAAGAAGCTCCATGGCAACGTAAAAGCGGCAGGCATTCTCTTCTGCGTGACCGGAGTCACCGTGCTGGCCTTCTACCAGGGGCCAATGCTGGGATCGTTCAACCATCACCACCTCTTTCAGCAAGCCAACAGCAGCGACGACCCTGCAGGGAACACgcactccaagacgcagtgggTGCTCGGGATTTTCCTCATGACACTCTCCAACGTTTTAGCTGGCTTATGGACAGTGCTTCTG GGGCCACTGATAGAAGAAACGTCCAAGCTGATGAACACAGCGTTACAGATCTCATGGGCCGCGGTCCAAGCCTTCGTTGTGGCTGTTGCAGTCGAGAGAGATTTCAACAAGTGGAAGCTAGGCTGGGATGTTGAACTCGCCACAGTAATCTACAGT ggTGTGGTCGTCACCGCACTTTCGTACTACATGCAAATGTGGACGATCACAAAGAGGGGGCCGGTGTTTCTTGCCATGTCAATGCCACTTACTTTTATATTCACAATCATCATATCCTCGTTCATTTTAGGGGATCCAACTAGCCTAGGGAG TATTTTTGCTGGGACTCTACTGATAGGAGGCCTCTATAATGTTCTGTGGGGGAAAAACATTGAGGAGCAGGATGAAGTGAACGACATAGTTGCAGATAAACCAGAATTTGAGAAGCAGGGCAAAGAGGCTCAAATGCCTGGTGATGCTGGAACAAAGGTGTAA